A genomic segment from Mus musculus strain C57BL/6J chromosome 13, GRCm38.p6 C57BL/6J encodes:
- the Vmn1r207 gene encoding vomeronasal 1 receptor 207, which translates to MDLKYIKEIIFIFITVVGTLGNMSVSVNYMFSWWGNPEKKSVHLILIHLAFTNIIILLTKGLPKTVAVFGLRNFPDAIGCKIIVYLGRVARGLSICTSSLLTVVQAIIISPRASRWSRLRPRSAWHILLFFLYFWILNALISMNLIHAITSTDLNISQLKNSNNYCYFMLENQEVKWIFLTLMVLRDAVFQGAMGGASGYMVFFLHKHHQHVFYLQSSKLLYRTPPELRAAQSVFLLMLCFVFFYWTDCAFSLILSLFSRDNRLMANTQEFLTLGYATFSPLVLIHKDGLLVECWHAQWEKLRKCHSHLNVQ; encoded by the coding sequence atggatttaaaatatattaaagaaattattttcatctttatAACTGTGGTTGGCACTCTGGggaacatgtctgtttctgtaaaTTATATGTTCAGTTGGTGGGGAAACCCTGAAAAGAAATCTGTACACCTTATTCTCATCCACTTGGCTTTTACAAACATCATAATCCTTCTTACAAAAGGACTGCCAAAGACAGTAGCAGTTTTTGGTTTGAGAAACTTCCCAGATGCCATAGGTTGTAAGATCATTGTTTACCTGGGGAGGGTGGCCCGTGGCCTCTCCATCTGCACCAGCAGTCTCCTCACTGTGGTCCAGGCCATCATCATCAGTCCCAGAGCATCTAGGTGGAGCAGACTAAGGCCAAGGTCTGCATGGCACATCCTTTTATTCTTCCTATACTTTTGGATACTCAATGCTTTAATAAGTATGAACTTAATCCATGCCATCACAAGTACAGATCTGAATATATCACAGCTTAAGAATAGTAACAACTACTGCTATTTTATGCTAGAAAATCAAGAAGTAAAATGGATATTTCTCACTCTCATGGTTCTCAGAGATGCAGTGTTTCAGGGTGCCATGGGAGGCGCCAGTGGCTACATGGTATTTTTTCTCCACAAGCACCACCAGCATGTCTTCTACCTTCAGAGCTCCAAGCTTCTCTACAGAACTCCCCCTGAGCTGAGAGCTGCTCAAAGTGTCTTCCTTCtgatgctctgttttgttttcttctactggACAGATTGTGCCTTTTCCCTAATTTTAAGTCTCTTTTCAAGGGACAATAGATTGATGGCAAATACTCAAGAATTTCTGACCCTTGGTTATGCAACTTTTAGCCCCTTGGTGCTGATTCACAAGGACGGGCTTCTGGTTGAATGTTGGCATGCTCAGTGGgagaaattgagaaaatgtcacTCTCATTTAAATGTCCAATAG